One genomic region from Ignavibacteriales bacterium encodes:
- a CDS encoding PAS domain S-box protein, with the protein MNEANTRESIISEIKRNLPNIKPYEANEFISRVNQNVKGEIFIIDNNGSYIFISDTTKIGTLAAKDFPKRIIETILTRKNGKLIDFNSESSFAYLSIEYQSKRLIIVSISDPAKVTSMLENLTQELHKKLFIGLAIISIGLIGIIHLLIKAPLTNIRRTIESISAGKYDIRVDTNILTDEIKNLGFALNTMANKIIASEKKFREMAELLPQTLFECDLTGKLTYANQNGYALFGYTREDIERGINVLGFIHPDDRLKAGLNIKKIFNREIVKGNEYRGIKKDGSSFSSIIYTTYFEENGKVSGLRGILVDISNLRLAEESVKASEEKFSSIIQGLRDMIFIADVKGRMSFISPSSLEILGYSENELLGKSAFDFIHPDDVPKMTGEFKKVIKLINTGKPTLFRTRQKSGNYIYLESIGVNLLSNKFVKGVVIIARDVTERIKYENKLQESEAKLRESQRVAKLGHYDFDIQSGLWNASQALDELFGIDGNYPHDYQGWIGLVFPDDRTNIIQYFSEYVIKSKNSFKKEYRIVRQSDKKVLWVYGLGNLELDLNDNPVKMFGTIQDITDRKIAQNVLFNSEQRFKYIWENALDAMRITDERGKVLFVNNAYCNLVNKKREELEGYNFTVVFPEEDRENARIKYLENFRLKSSAGRKEYRLKFWNNKVIYSDSAMVYLKIPEQPVLLFTVQHNITDRKIAEDYLKESEEKFRHAFDYSAAGITILGRDGKFQKANNAFLNMVKYSENEIKKLTFKDITHPDDIRQSNFIRDQLLDDKIKNLSFEKRYITKENKVIWGYISISLVRDANNKPQFFISQVVDVTERKMAELEVRKLSRAVEQSPAIILITDTKGSIEYVNPKFTEITGYTFDEVRGVNPKILKSGHTSDEQYKTLWKTINSGREWRGEFLNKKKNGEVYWEHAFISPIINEEGKILNYLAVKEDITERKKLLSDLIEAKQKAEEMNKIKSYFFANMSHELRTPFVGILGYSELLSESLQNPEEKEMAHQILRSSKRLTDTLNKILNVTRIEFDNLEIKTQNFDICKLISGIIVLYSTSAQLKSTTINAICSAQSIIVNTDPKILEDVLNNLVSNAIKFTENGSITLSIDVSTESDSKHLIIKVKDTGIGIPKEKQDIVWHEFRQASEGFSRSFEGTGLGLTISKKYIKTLGGEIYLESEEGIGTTFTITIPINKVENETELILEKSTESKSQIKVHRSKNKPKILYVEDDLVSLQYVNIVLKSEGQIDTAVNAALAIEFAEKNIYDILMLDINLGKGMDGVELMQKIRQRSEYKNKPFIAVTAYASETDKKEFLAKGFTHYISKPFSSNELKKLLNEIIV; encoded by the coding sequence TTGAATGAAGCAAACACAAGAGAATCTATTATCAGTGAAATTAAACGTAATCTGCCGAATATCAAGCCCTATGAAGCTAATGAATTTATCAGCCGTGTTAACCAGAATGTAAAGGGTGAAATATTTATTATTGATAATAATGGCAGCTATATTTTTATTTCAGATACAACTAAAATCGGCACTTTAGCAGCAAAAGATTTTCCTAAGCGTATTATTGAAACAATATTGACTAGAAAAAACGGCAAGCTTATAGATTTTAACAGCGAAAGTAGTTTTGCGTATTTATCGATTGAGTATCAGAGTAAAAGATTGATTATAGTTTCCATTTCAGATCCTGCTAAAGTTACAAGTATGTTAGAAAACCTCACACAGGAACTTCATAAAAAACTTTTTATAGGATTAGCAATTATTTCTATCGGGTTAATTGGAATAATTCATTTGTTGATTAAAGCTCCATTAACAAATATAAGACGAACAATTGAAAGTATTTCAGCCGGCAAGTATGATATTAGAGTGGATACAAATATTCTTACAGATGAAATAAAAAATTTGGGTTTCGCTTTAAATACGATGGCAAATAAAATTATAGCGAGCGAAAAAAAGTTTAGAGAAATGGCAGAACTTTTGCCCCAGACATTATTTGAATGCGATCTAACAGGAAAGTTAACTTATGCAAACCAGAATGGGTATGCTCTGTTTGGTTATACGAGAGAAGATATTGAGAGGGGGATAAATGTTTTAGGGTTTATTCATCCGGATGATAGATTAAAAGCAGGCCTAAACATTAAGAAAATTTTTAATCGAGAAATAGTTAAGGGAAATGAATATAGGGGAATCAAAAAGGATGGCAGTTCCTTTTCCTCAATAATCTATACAACTTATTTTGAAGAGAATGGGAAAGTAAGCGGCTTAAGAGGAATTCTGGTTGATATATCAAATCTCAGGCTGGCGGAAGAGTCTGTTAAGGCGAGCGAGGAAAAATTCAGTTCTATTATCCAGGGTTTAAGAGATATGATTTTTATTGCGGATGTAAAGGGAAGAATGTCCTTCATAAGTCCATCTTCGTTAGAAATACTTGGATATAGTGAAAATGAATTGCTTGGTAAATCAGCGTTTGATTTTATTCATCCCGATGATGTTCCCAAGATGACAGGGGAGTTTAAGAAGGTTATTAAATTAATTAATACGGGCAAGCCAACTCTTTTCAGAACGCGGCAGAAATCAGGCAATTATATTTACCTAGAATCCATAGGCGTAAACTTGTTATCCAATAAGTTTGTTAAAGGCGTTGTAATTATTGCCAGGGATGTTACAGAAAGAATCAAATATGAAAATAAGCTTCAAGAAAGTGAAGCAAAGTTAAGAGAATCCCAAAGGGTTGCTAAACTGGGTCATTATGATTTTGATATTCAATCAGGTTTGTGGAATGCTTCTCAGGCGCTTGATGAATTATTTGGAATAGATGGGAACTATCCGCACGATTATCAAGGCTGGATCGGACTGGTTTTTCCTGATGATCGTACAAATATAATCCAATATTTTAGTGAGTATGTTATTAAGTCTAAGAATAGCTTTAAGAAAGAATATCGGATTGTAAGGCAATCTGATAAAAAGGTTTTATGGGTTTATGGTTTAGGAAATCTTGAGTTGGATTTAAACGATAATCCGGTTAAAATGTTTGGAACTATCCAGGATATTACTGATAGAAAAATTGCTCAAAACGTTTTATTTAATTCAGAACAAAGATTTAAATATATCTGGGAAAATGCTCTTGATGCGATGAGGATTACCGATGAAAGAGGAAAAGTCTTGTTTGTAAATAATGCTTATTGTAATCTGGTAAACAAAAAACGCGAAGAACTTGAAGGATATAATTTTACAGTTGTATTCCCGGAAGAGGATAGAGAAAATGCCAGAATTAAATATCTAGAAAATTTTAGATTAAAATCTTCTGCTGGCAGAAAAGAATATCGTTTAAAATTCTGGAACAACAAGGTTATATATTCTGACTCGGCTATGGTATACTTGAAGATTCCAGAGCAGCCGGTTTTACTTTTTACCGTGCAACACAATATAACCGACCGAAAAATAGCTGAAGATTATCTAAAAGAAAGCGAAGAAAAATTCAGACATGCTTTTGACTATTCTGCTGCTGGAATAACAATCCTGGGACGTGATGGCAAATTTCAGAAAGCAAATAATGCGTTTTTAAATATGGTCAAATATTCTGAGAATGAAATTAAAAAATTAACTTTTAAGGATATTACTCATCCAGATGATATTAGACAAAGTAATTTTATTAGGGATCAACTGCTTGATGATAAAATAAAGAATTTATCATTTGAAAAACGTTATATTACTAAAGAAAACAAAGTTATTTGGGGATACATTTCAATATCTTTAGTCAGAGATGCAAACAATAAGCCACAGTTCTTTATTTCTCAAGTAGTTGATGTAACAGAAAGAAAAATGGCTGAACTTGAAGTGAGGAAACTTTCGCGTGCAGTCGAACAAAGTCCAGCTATAATCTTAATTACTGATACAAAAGGCAGTATTGAATACGTTAATCCTAAGTTTACTGAAATTACCGGCTACACTTTTGATGAGGTTAGAGGTGTAAACCCCAAAATATTGAAATCAGGGCACACATCAGATGAACAATATAAAACTTTATGGAAGACAATCAATTCAGGCCGTGAATGGCGAGGAGAATTTTTAAATAAAAAGAAAAATGGTGAGGTTTACTGGGAGCACGCATTTATAAGCCCAATTATTAATGAGGAAGGTAAGATTTTAAATTATCTAGCAGTTAAAGAAGATATTACTGAACGTAAAAAATTACTATCTGATCTGATTGAGGCTAAACAAAAAGCAGAGGAGATGAATAAAATAAAATCGTACTTCTTTGCAAATATGAGCCATGAACTGCGCACTCCATTTGTAGGAATTTTAGGATATTCTGAATTACTTTCTGAATCACTTCAAAATCCTGAAGAAAAAGAAATGGCTCATCAAATTCTTAGATCATCCAAAAGATTAACTGATACCTTAAATAAAATTTTAAATGTTACAAGAATAGAGTTTGATAATCTTGAAATAAAAACTCAGAATTTTGATATCTGTAAACTGATAAGTGGTATCATTGTTCTATATTCAACTTCTGCCCAGCTAAAAAGTACAACCATTAATGCAATTTGTAGTGCTCAATCGATCATTGTAAATACCGATCCAAAAATATTGGAAGACGTTTTAAATAATCTTGTTAGCAATGCAATTAAGTTTACTGAAAATGGCTCAATTACTTTGAGTATTGATGTGTCGACTGAGTCTGATAGCAAGCATTTGATTATTAAAGTAAAAGATACTGGGATCGGTATACCTAAAGAAAAGCAGGATATTGTGTGGCACGAATTTCGTCAGGCAAGTGAAGGTTTTAGTCGCTCGTTTGAAGGCACAGGACTTGGTCTGACAATATCTAAAAAATATATTAAAACTCTTGGCGGCGAGATTTATCTTGAAAGTGAAGAGGGTATTGGCACTACCTTTACGATAACAATTCCTATTAACAAAGTTGAAAATGAAACTGAATTAATTTTAGAGAAATCTACGGAATCAAAATCTCAAATAAAAGTCCATCGTTCTAAGAACAAACCAAAGATCCTTTACGTTGAAGATGATTTAGTTTCACTTCAATATGTTAATATTGTGCTAAAATCAGAAGGCCAGATTGATACCGCGGTTAATGCAGCTTTAGCTATCGAATTTGCAGAAAAAAACATTTACGATATCCTGATGCTTGATATTAATTTAGG
- a CDS encoding HAMP domain-containing protein, which yields MKFISTKKSISKRISTAVAIGITSLLSIGLFVFLIVSEKSKMASANDSIHELNKSMREAIYFSMSQGVTDVKPFIDRMKSIKNIKELRIIPTELIDSDKAKKLDEQEKAVSKSNEEINGEEDFQNSPVFRSISPITADASCIDCHDGKEGDVFAVMSIRYSLDQTRSAIVGERIYGALIIIFLVVFVSGLIVYLIKKNILNDLFKFIDSIRDLSNGNLNTEISCFRKDEFGEMAFSLQSLKKNLSSQANTVNEFAKGNIETNVTILSDEDVLGKSIQQIKDSLTLLSEDSKKLSVAAEEGNLSDRTDKSKHPGIFGKIIQGFSSTFDYLTEPIREGSQVLANYAKGDFTTRVVSDYKGEHQLLKNDINKVGQSLSNLIGQITEAVQATASAANQISSSTEEMAAGAQEQSSQAMEVAGAVEQMTKTIYETTKNTGQATEASKNAGKSAKEGGRVVEETIHGMNRIAEVVRKSAETVQELGKSSDQIGEIVQVIDDIADQTNLLALNAAIEAARAGEQGRGFAVVADEVRKLAERTTKATKEIATMIKQIQKDTSGAVESMQQGTEEVEAGKALAEKAGKSLQEIIHGAEQVVDIVTQVAAASEEQSSASEQISKNIESISSVTQESASGIQQIAHASEDLNRLTLNLQELIAQFKVDQSGSKYSVRQNGKLIHTEA from the coding sequence ATGAAATTTATTTCAACAAAAAAATCTATTTCGAAGAGGATATCAACTGCAGTTGCTATCGGGATAACTAGCCTATTAAGTATTGGATTATTTGTTTTTCTAATCGTTTCAGAAAAATCAAAAATGGCTTCAGCAAATGATAGTATTCACGAGTTGAATAAATCTATGAGGGAAGCAATTTATTTTTCAATGTCTCAGGGTGTAACTGATGTTAAACCTTTTATAGATAGAATGAAATCAATAAAGAACATTAAAGAGTTAAGGATTATACCAACAGAGTTGATTGATTCTGATAAAGCAAAGAAGCTGGATGAACAAGAAAAAGCGGTTTCAAAATCCAATGAAGAAATTAATGGCGAAGAAGATTTTCAAAATTCCCCTGTCTTTCGATCGATAAGTCCAATAACTGCTGATGCTTCTTGTATAGATTGCCATGATGGAAAAGAAGGGGATGTATTTGCTGTAATGAGTATTAGATATTCGTTGGATCAAACACGTTCTGCGATTGTTGGAGAAAGAATTTATGGAGCTTTAATAATAATATTTTTAGTAGTCTTTGTTTCGGGGTTAATTGTTTATTTAATTAAGAAAAATATTCTTAATGATCTGTTTAAGTTTATTGATTCGATAAGAGATTTATCAAATGGAAATTTAAATACAGAAATTTCGTGTTTCCGCAAAGATGAATTTGGTGAAATGGCATTCTCTCTTCAGTCTTTGAAGAAAAATCTTTCTTCACAAGCAAATACGGTAAATGAATTTGCAAAAGGAAATATTGAAACGAATGTAACAATTCTATCAGATGAAGATGTACTTGGTAAATCTATTCAACAAATAAAAGATTCACTTACACTACTATCGGAAGATTCTAAAAAACTTTCAGTTGCAGCAGAAGAAGGTAATCTTTCTGATAGAACTGATAAATCAAAACATCCTGGAATCTTTGGGAAAATAATACAGGGATTTAGTTCCACTTTTGATTATCTAACAGAACCTATAAGAGAAGGTTCTCAAGTTCTGGCAAATTATGCCAAAGGAGATTTTACAACCAGAGTTGTTAGTGATTACAAAGGTGAACATCAACTACTTAAAAATGATATAAATAAAGTTGGTCAATCACTTTCAAATTTAATCGGCCAAATAACGGAAGCCGTACAAGCCACAGCCAGTGCAGCAAATCAGATAAGTTCAAGTACTGAAGAAATGGCGGCAGGTGCACAGGAACAAAGCTCACAAGCAATGGAAGTAGCCGGTGCAGTAGAACAGATGACAAAGACGATCTATGAAACCACAAAGAATACCGGTCAGGCAACAGAAGCAAGTAAGAATGCAGGTAAATCAGCAAAAGAAGGCGGACGCGTAGTTGAAGAAACAATCCACGGAATGAATAGAATAGCTGAAGTAGTAAGAAAATCGGCAGAAACAGTTCAAGAACTTGGCAAGAGCAGCGATCAGATTGGTGAAATTGTTCAGGTTATTGATGACATCGCAGATCAGACAAATCTGTTAGCCTTAAATGCGGCAATAGAAGCAGCAAGAGCAGGTGAACAGGGCAGAGGATTTGCAGTAGTAGCAGATGAAGTAAGAAAACTAGCAGAACGCACAACCAAAGCGACCAAAGAAATTGCAACAATGATAAAGCAGATCCAGAAGGATACTAGCGGAGCAGTAGAATCAATGCAGCAGGGAACCGAAGAAGTAGAAGCAGGAAAAGCATTGGCAGAAAAAGCTGGAAAATCGTTACAAGAGATTATTCACGGAGCAGAGCAGGTAGTAGATATCGTAACCCAGGTAGCAGCAGCAAGTGAAGAACAATCCAGTGCATCAGAGCAAATAAGCAAGAACATAGAATCGATAAGCAGTGTAACGCAGGAAAGTGCAAGCGGAATACAGCAAATAGCACACGCATCTGAGGATTTAAACAGATTAACATTGAATCTGCAAGAGTTAATTGCACAATTTAAGGTAGATCAAAGTGGAAGCAAATATTCAGTAAGACAAAATGGTAAACTGATACACACGGAAGCTTAA
- a CDS encoding HAMP domain-containing protein: protein MSKGISKTEETIANPNGKTFPIMYTGAPIKDKAGNIIGALEFVTDTTEIKNAQNYLSNKVDEMLNEMNKFATGDLTVELHSEKNDQIGKLFTGFNQVVSNIRNIIYKVTEAVQATASAANEISSSTEQMAAGAQEQSSQATEVAGAVEQMTKTIYETTKNTGQATEASKNAGKSAKEGGRVVEETIHGMNRIAEVVRKSAETVQELGKSSDQIGEIVQVIDDIADQTNLLALNAAIEAARAGEQGRGFAVVADEVRKLAERTTKATKEIATMIKQIQKDTSGAVESMQQGTEEVEAGKALAEKAGKSLQEINHGAEKVVDIVTQVAAASEEQSSASEQISKNIESISSVTQESASGIQQIAHASEDLNRLTLNLQELIAQFKLDGKEEKYAVRTNGKLIHV from the coding sequence ATGAGTAAAGGTATAAGCAAAACTGAAGAAACAATTGCAAACCCTAATGGTAAAACTTTCCCAATTATGTATACCGGTGCGCCAATTAAAGATAAAGCAGGAAATATTATTGGCGCACTAGAGTTTGTTACCGATACAACTGAAATTAAAAATGCTCAAAATTATTTATCAAATAAAGTTGATGAAATGCTGAATGAAATGAATAAATTTGCAACAGGAGACTTAACAGTAGAACTTCATAGTGAAAAAAACGATCAAATTGGAAAACTTTTCACAGGATTCAATCAAGTTGTAAGCAACATAAGAAATATTATCTATAAAGTAACGGAAGCCGTACAAGCCACAGCAAGTGCAGCAAATGAAATCTCATCTTCAACTGAACAGATGGCAGCAGGTGCACAGGAACAAAGCTCACAAGCAACAGAAGTAGCCGGTGCAGTAGAACAGATGACAAAGACGATCTATGAAACCACAAAGAATACCGGTCAGGCAACAGAAGCAAGTAAGAATGCAGGTAAATCAGCAAAAGAAGGCGGACGCGTAGTTGAAGAAACAATCCACGGAATGAATAGAATAGCTGAAGTAGTAAGAAAATCGGCAGAAACAGTTCAAGAACTTGGCAAGAGCAGCGATCAGATTGGTGAAATTGTTCAGGTTATTGATGACATCGCAGATCAGACAAATCTGTTAGCCTTAAATGCGGCAATAGAAGCAGCAAGAGCAGGTGAACAGGGCAGAGGATTTGCAGTAGTAGCAGATGAAGTAAGAAAACTAGCAGAACGCACAACCAAAGCGACCAAAGAAATTGCAACAATGATAAAGCAGATCCAGAAGGATACTAGCGGAGCAGTAGAATCAATGCAGCAGGGAACCGAAGAAGTAGAAGCAGGAAAAGCATTGGCAGAAAAAGCTGGAAAATCACTGCAAGAGATTAATCACGGAGCAGAGAAGGTAGTAGATATCGTAACCCAGGTAGCAGCAGCAAGTGAAGAACAATCCAGTGCATCAGAGCAAATAAGCAAGAACATAGAATCGATAAGCAGTGTAACGCAGGAAAGTGCAAGCGGAATACAGCAAATAGCACACGCATCTGAGGATTTAAACAGACTTACATTAAACTTGCAAGAATTAATTGCACAGTTTAAGCTGGATGGCAAAGAAGAAAAATATGCAGTGCGCACAAACGGCAAATTGATACACGTTTAG
- a CDS encoding PAS domain-containing protein, with protein sequence MEVILDANDELGSLAKSFNKMIEKISEQIQYLDNLPTPVMIINKDFSIKYMNKSGASVLGKDQQQLIGQKCYDNFKQKIAGLINVPAPRQ encoded by the coding sequence GTGGAAGTAATTTTAGATGCCAATGATGAATTGGGGTCTTTAGCAAAATCATTTAACAAAATGATTGAGAAAATATCCGAGCAAATTCAATACTTAGATAATCTGCCGACTCCGGTTATGATAATCAACAAAGATTTCAGCATTAAGTACATGAATAAATCAGGTGCAAGTGTATTAGGTAAAGATCAACAGCAACTTATTGGTCAAAAATGTTACGATAATTTTAAACAAAAGATTGCGGGACTGATAAATGTTCCTGCGCCCAGGCAATGA
- a CDS encoding transporter — MSKKLLSFNQFGVRLIILFLLTPMYPDLFAQLVGVSANKLTLLSASILPEGTFEFEPAFSVMNSNHVFNESWKTATQDGYNTSSSLDFRMTSGLTDKLEIGTSISSSIEEINFGAKYLIIAGDDISLALSGGTSLPAGNKFIADSSIQNENFYTASFGPVLSYNIDENNSFDIAFVYTTALGKSNFTDQIYAGLGWGYSVIENLQLVFEVAGYACIDNEICSSKLSLYPGVTYDITQNFSFAFGFQHDLIGKNEEDGFGYFGAFTITFD; from the coding sequence ATGTCTAAAAAACTTTTAAGTTTTAATCAATTTGGAGTTAGATTAATTATATTATTCCTTCTAACTCCAATGTACCCTGATTTGTTTGCACAATTAGTAGGCGTATCGGCAAATAAACTTACACTACTTAGTGCCTCTATACTACCTGAAGGAACATTTGAGTTTGAGCCGGCCTTTTCTGTTATGAATTCTAACCATGTTTTTAATGAAAGTTGGAAAACAGCTACTCAAGATGGATATAATACATCCTCGTCTTTGGATTTTCGTATGACTTCCGGTTTAACCGATAAATTAGAAATTGGAACTTCAATTTCATCAAGTATCGAGGAAATTAATTTTGGAGCTAAATACTTAATAATTGCTGGTGATGATATTAGTCTTGCTTTAAGCGGAGGAACTTCTTTGCCGGCAGGAAATAAATTTATAGCAGACTCATCTATTCAAAATGAAAATTTTTATACAGCCTCTTTTGGTCCGGTGCTATCATATAATATAGATGAAAACAATTCATTTGATATTGCTTTTGTTTATACCACTGCTCTCGGTAAAAGTAATTTTACTGATCAAATTTATGCAGGGTTAGGATGGGGATACTCAGTAATAGAAAACCTTCAACTTGTTTTTGAGGTAGCCGGTTATGCTTGTATAGATAATGAAATTTGTTCTAGTAAACTTTCCCTTTATCCGGGCGTTACTTATGATATAACTCAGAATTTTTCGTTTGCCTTCGGATTTCAGCACGATCTAATCGGAAAAAATGAAGAAGATGGTTTCGGTTACTTTGGGGCTTTTACAATCACATTTGACTAA